A DNA window from Allokutzneria albata contains the following coding sequences:
- a CDS encoding DUF6230 family protein gives MAEDAPAHAGRTRWSRFAVIVTVSLGLASGLVYATASAALPTSFALSGTNFKFSATRVEGKGFAQFVGVGQSARSPMAVTGMASALVSGLCFSALVPTPVGSVTIRAEAGGDKPVEARNLVLNLTEMHAEATATNLTLGVDAARIDGGTGVTGRAGDYAHQAEKIVITDLKANASTTTAGTFRMTGLSIVVKPGRQECF, from the coding sequence ATGGCCGAGGACGCCCCGGCCCACGCAGGCCGGACCCGGTGGTCCCGCTTCGCCGTGATCGTCACCGTGAGCCTCGGCCTGGCCTCCGGCCTGGTCTACGCCACCGCGAGCGCCGCGCTGCCCACGTCGTTCGCGCTGTCCGGAACGAACTTCAAGTTCTCCGCCACCCGCGTGGAGGGCAAGGGGTTCGCGCAGTTCGTCGGCGTCGGGCAGTCGGCGAGATCCCCGATGGCGGTGACCGGCATGGCGTCGGCGCTGGTCAGCGGCCTGTGCTTCTCCGCGCTCGTGCCCACCCCGGTGGGCTCGGTGACCATCCGCGCCGAAGCGGGTGGCGACAAACCCGTCGAGGCGCGCAACCTGGTGCTGAACCTGACCGAGATGCACGCGGAGGCCACCGCCACCAACCTGACCCTCGGCGTCGACGCCGCGCGCATCGACGGCGGCACCGGGGTCACCGGGCGCGCCGGGGACTACGCGCACCAGGCCGAGAAGATCGTGATCACCGACCTCAAGGCGAACGCGAGCACCACCACCGCGGGCACCTTCCGGATGACCGGGCTGAGCATCGTGGTCAAGCCCGGCAGGCAGGAGTGCTTCTGA
- a CDS encoding NAD(P)/FAD-dependent oxidoreductase translates to MEVIVVYDVVVVGGGAAGLSAALVLSRARRSVLVIDAGEPRNQPAAHMHGFLSRDGMPPGELLAVGRKEIAGYGGEVRAGRAVSARREGTGFTVELADGDSVSARRLVVTTGLRDELPPIEGLRERWGNDVASCPYCHGWEVRDQPIGVLGTDPRGAHQALLVRQWSDDVVYFGSQLAEEDRGKLLARGVGIVDSDVVKVLVDNDELVGVELADGSCVKRSALFVPTVFAANDGLLAQLGAEHTSDGRTTVPGVYAAGNVVDPMAQVIIAAAQGAKAGMTVNNDLVLDEAGAQRRVHGL, encoded by the coding sequence GTGGAGGTGATCGTCGTGTACGACGTGGTGGTGGTCGGCGGTGGCGCCGCGGGACTGAGCGCGGCGCTGGTGCTGAGCAGGGCGCGCAGGAGCGTGCTGGTGATCGACGCGGGCGAACCGCGCAACCAGCCCGCCGCGCACATGCACGGGTTCCTGTCCCGCGACGGCATGCCGCCGGGCGAGCTGCTCGCGGTGGGCCGCAAGGAGATCGCCGGGTACGGCGGCGAGGTCCGGGCCGGGCGAGCCGTGTCCGCGCGCCGCGAAGGCACCGGTTTCACGGTGGAGCTGGCCGACGGCGATTCGGTGTCCGCGCGGCGGTTGGTGGTGACCACGGGGCTGCGCGACGAACTTCCGCCGATCGAGGGACTGCGCGAGCGCTGGGGCAACGACGTGGCGTCCTGCCCGTACTGCCACGGCTGGGAGGTCCGTGATCAGCCGATCGGCGTGCTCGGGACCGATCCCCGGGGCGCGCACCAGGCCCTGCTGGTCCGCCAGTGGTCCGACGACGTCGTGTACTTCGGATCGCAGCTGGCCGAGGAGGACCGCGGGAAGCTGCTGGCGCGCGGCGTCGGGATCGTGGACAGCGACGTGGTGAAAGTGTTGGTGGACAACGACGAACTGGTCGGAGTCGAACTCGCGGACGGATCGTGCGTCAAGCGCTCCGCCCTGTTCGTGCCGACCGTGTTCGCCGCCAACGACGGACTGCTCGCCCAGCTCGGCGCGGAGCACACCTCGGACGGGCGGACGACCGTGCCCGGCGTGTACGCCGCGGGCAACGTGGTCGACCCGATGGCCCAGGTGATCATCGCTGCCGCCCAGGGAGCCAAGGCGGGCATGACCGTCAACAACGACCTCGTCCTGGACGAGGCAGGCGCGCAGAGAAGGGTGCACGGACTGTGA
- a CDS encoding TetR/AcrR family transcriptional regulator, with product MAEQGTRRGRPGYDLESLLAIAVKLFNERGYDGTSMEELSRKLGITKSAIYHHVPSKQELLRLAVDRALDGLFAVTEEPRSREGRAIDRLEHVVRRSVAVLVERLPFVTLLLRVRGNTKVERAALARRREFDQLVTDLVKQAAADGDLRTDIDPAVTSRLLFGMINSVIEWYRPRGGITPDALADAVSTLAFAGLRVD from the coding sequence ATGGCTGAGCAGGGCACCCGGCGCGGACGACCCGGGTACGACCTGGAGTCGTTGCTGGCCATCGCGGTGAAGCTGTTCAACGAGCGCGGCTACGACGGCACCAGCATGGAGGAGCTCTCCCGCAAGCTCGGCATCACCAAGTCCGCGATCTACCACCACGTGCCCAGCAAGCAGGAGCTGCTGCGCCTGGCCGTGGACCGCGCGCTGGACGGGTTGTTCGCGGTGACCGAGGAACCGCGGTCGCGGGAGGGCCGGGCGATCGACCGGCTGGAGCACGTGGTGCGGCGCAGCGTCGCGGTGCTGGTGGAGCGCCTGCCCTTCGTCACGCTGCTGCTGCGGGTGCGCGGCAACACCAAGGTCGAGCGCGCGGCGCTGGCCCGGCGGCGCGAGTTCGACCAGCTGGTCACCGATCTGGTCAAGCAGGCGGCGGCCGACGGCGACCTGCGCACCGACATCGATCCCGCGGTCACCAGCAGGCTGCTCTTCGGCATGATCAACTCGGTGATCGAGTGGTACCGCCCGCGCGGCGGCATCACCCCCGACGCCCTCGCCGACGCCGTCTCCACCCTCGCCTTCGCGGGTCTGCGCGTGGACTAG
- a CDS encoding DUF6114 domain-containing protein, whose amino-acid sequence MTGIDQRFATWCGGRPFAAGLLAVAAGAEILLLPISGYEFLLVQGIGGIGSLLTAIGLVAGGVALWRYPHRARVVGAGVLLLAFVAYLVANLGGFLIGMLLALVAGSLALAWQPGPAR is encoded by the coding sequence ATGACCGGCATCGACCAGCGCTTCGCCACCTGGTGCGGCGGCAGGCCGTTCGCGGCGGGGCTGCTCGCGGTGGCCGCGGGCGCGGAGATCCTGCTGCTGCCGATCTCCGGCTACGAGTTCCTGCTCGTGCAGGGCATCGGCGGGATCGGCTCCCTGCTCACCGCGATCGGCCTGGTCGCCGGCGGGGTGGCGCTGTGGCGGTACCCGCACCGGGCCAGGGTCGTCGGAGCGGGCGTGCTGCTGCTGGCCTTCGTCGCCTACCTCGTGGCCAACCTCGGCGGCTTCCTGATCGGCATGCTGCTGGCGCTCGTCGCGGGCTCCCTGGCGCTGGCCTGGCAACCCGGCCCCGCACGATGA
- a CDS encoding helix-turn-helix domain-containing protein — translation MDAVDAVLNEVGPRLKRVRKERGATLAALSRATGISVSTLSRLESGQRRPSLELLLPIARAHKVPLDELVGAPEVADPRIRPSAVIHGDITVYPLTRQPGGLQAYKMIIPPSRSEPEPRTHEGYEWFYVLSGRLRLVLGEHDVVMRRGEAAEFDTRVPHWFGCAEDRPAEILSLFGPQGERMHLRTKPRSR, via the coding sequence ATGGACGCGGTGGATGCGGTGCTGAACGAGGTCGGCCCCCGGCTCAAACGGGTGCGCAAGGAGCGGGGAGCGACGCTCGCGGCGCTGTCCAGGGCCACCGGGATCTCGGTGAGCACCCTGTCCCGGCTGGAGTCCGGGCAGCGCAGGCCGAGCCTGGAGCTGTTGCTGCCGATCGCCCGCGCGCACAAGGTCCCGCTGGACGAGCTGGTCGGCGCGCCCGAGGTGGCCGATCCGCGCATCCGGCCGTCCGCGGTGATCCACGGCGACATCACCGTCTACCCGCTGACCCGGCAGCCCGGCGGGCTCCAGGCGTACAAGATGATCATCCCGCCGAGCCGGAGCGAGCCGGAACCGCGCACGCACGAGGGCTACGAGTGGTTCTACGTGCTCAGCGGCAGGCTCCGGCTGGTCCTCGGCGAGCACGACGTGGTCATGCGCAGGGGCGAGGCCGCGGAGTTCGACACCCGGGTCCCGCACTGGTTCGGCTGCGCTGAGGACCGCCCCGCGGAGATCCTGAGCCTGTTCGGGCCGCAGGGCGAGCGCATGCACCTGCGCACGAAGCCCCGATCCCGCTGA
- a CDS encoding class I SAM-dependent methyltransferase, whose amino-acid sequence MSGHKHHDHLDWNQRGEVMEREAEVIFPVVEQAFQWLRGTRPEAGRVLDIGSGPGVAACELARIHPHAEVVAVDGAPALLERARARADRLGVRLNTRLAQLPEDFGELGTADVIWIGQVLHHLGDQEAALAELAGLLRPGGVLALMEGGLPFRFLPRDIGFGRVGFQSRLDVAVSAGFAEMRAELPDKVDVVEDWAAMITRAGMRHAGTRSFLVDHPSPIDERTRGYVHSVLTGWGDFGADRLSEEDAATLARLLDPEDEAGVLRRPDVFVLGARTIYLAAKP is encoded by the coding sequence GTGAGCGGGCACAAGCATCACGACCACCTCGACTGGAACCAGCGCGGCGAGGTCATGGAGCGCGAGGCCGAGGTCATCTTCCCGGTCGTGGAACAGGCTTTCCAGTGGCTGCGCGGAACCCGGCCCGAGGCCGGGCGCGTGCTCGACATCGGCAGCGGCCCGGGTGTCGCCGCCTGCGAGCTGGCCCGGATCCACCCGCACGCAGAGGTGGTCGCGGTCGACGGCGCCCCTGCCCTGCTGGAGCGGGCGCGGGCGCGCGCCGACCGGCTCGGCGTCCGGCTGAACACCCGCCTCGCCCAGCTCCCCGAGGACTTCGGCGAGCTGGGCACGGCGGACGTGATCTGGATCGGCCAGGTGCTGCACCACCTCGGCGACCAGGAGGCCGCGCTGGCGGAGCTGGCCGGGCTGCTGCGGCCGGGCGGGGTGCTCGCCCTGATGGAGGGCGGCCTGCCGTTCCGGTTCCTGCCCCGCGACATCGGCTTCGGCCGCGTGGGCTTCCAGTCCCGGCTGGACGTGGCGGTGAGCGCGGGCTTCGCCGAGATGCGGGCGGAGCTGCCGGACAAGGTCGACGTGGTCGAGGACTGGGCCGCGATGATCACCCGGGCCGGGATGCGGCACGCGGGCACCCGCAGCTTCCTCGTCGACCACCCCTCGCCGATCGACGAGCGAACCCGCGGCTACGTGCACTCCGTGCTGACCGGCTGGGGCGACTTCGGCGCCGACCGGCTGTCCGAGGAGGACGCCGCCACGCTGGCCCGCCTGCTCGACCCCGAGGACGAGGCCGGGGTGCTGCGCAGGCCGGACGTCTTCGTGCTGGGCGCCAGGACGATCTACCTGGCGGCCAAGCCCTAG
- the aspS gene encoding aspartate--tRNA(Asn) ligase has product MISRSLATSLPEHVGERVRVAGWVHRARRLKSVTFAVLRDRSGLAQVVLPGSAEVPPEETVVEATGLVVANPQAPGGAELVEPVITPLGEPARQPVFDLYRPGVPASLPTVLDNAPIALRHPKLRARFEIAAAGVAGFRSTVDGLGFVEAHTPKIVGSATESGANVFGIDYFGRPAYLAQSPQFFKQALVGVFERVYEVGPVFRAEPHDTTRHLAQYTSLDAELGFISDHRDVMSVLRTTIAGMVGSAADRAGAALDLLAVELPVVPEEIPAVHFAEAQELIARHTGEDPRGEPDLAPAHERWLSEWASREHGSDFLFVTGYPMAKRPFYTHPEPGNPRYSNSFDLLFRGLELVTGGQRLHRHSDYLAALAERGEDPQSYVDYLGVFAGGMPPHGGFAIGLERWTARLLGAANIRETTLFPRDLNRLSP; this is encoded by the coding sequence ATGATCTCTCGTTCCCTCGCCACGAGCCTGCCCGAGCACGTCGGTGAGCGCGTTCGCGTCGCCGGCTGGGTGCACCGCGCACGCAGGCTGAAGTCCGTCACGTTCGCCGTGCTCCGGGACCGCTCCGGGCTGGCCCAGGTGGTGCTGCCCGGTTCGGCCGAGGTCCCGCCGGAGGAGACCGTCGTCGAGGCCACCGGCCTCGTCGTGGCCAATCCCCAGGCGCCCGGCGGCGCGGAGCTGGTCGAACCGGTGATCACGCCGCTCGGCGAGCCCGCGCGGCAACCGGTGTTCGACCTCTACCGCCCGGGTGTTCCGGCGTCGCTGCCGACCGTGCTGGACAACGCCCCGATCGCGTTGCGGCACCCGAAGTTGCGCGCCCGCTTCGAGATCGCGGCGGCGGGCGTTGCCGGGTTTCGGTCCACTGTGGACGGACTCGGCTTCGTCGAGGCGCACACGCCCAAGATCGTCGGCTCGGCCACGGAGTCCGGCGCGAACGTCTTCGGCATCGACTACTTCGGTCGTCCCGCCTACCTCGCTCAGTCGCCGCAGTTCTTCAAGCAGGCACTGGTCGGCGTGTTCGAGCGGGTCTACGAGGTGGGCCCGGTGTTCCGGGCGGAACCGCACGACACCACCAGGCACCTGGCCCAGTACACCAGCCTGGACGCGGAGCTGGGCTTCATCTCCGACCACCGTGACGTGATGTCGGTGCTGCGCACCACGATCGCGGGCATGGTCGGTTCGGCGGCCGACCGCGCGGGTGCGGCGCTCGACCTCCTGGCGGTGGAGCTTCCCGTTGTGCCGGAGGAGATCCCGGCCGTGCACTTCGCCGAAGCGCAGGAGTTGATCGCGCGGCACACGGGCGAGGACCCGCGTGGTGAGCCGGACCTGGCGCCCGCGCACGAGCGGTGGTTGTCGGAGTGGGCGTCGCGCGAGCACGGCTCGGATTTCCTGTTCGTCACCGGCTACCCGATGGCGAAGCGACCGTTCTACACCCACCCGGAACCCGGGAACCCGCGCTACTCCAACAGTTTCGACCTGCTCTTCCGTGGACTGGAACTGGTCACCGGCGGACAGCGGCTGCACCGGCACTCCGACTACCTGGCGGCGCTCGCCGAACGGGGCGAGGACCCGCAGTCCTATGTGGACTACCTCGGGGTGTTCGCCGGTGGGATGCCGCCGCACGGCGGTTTCGCCATCGGGCTGGAGCGCTGGACGGCGCGTCTGCTCGGGGCCGCGAACATCCGTGAGACCACGCTGTTCCCACGTGACCTCAACCGGTTGTCGCCCTAG